The DNA region TGTACCGCTGCATGTCGATCGACCAGGACCGGTCCCCGACGATGTACAGGCCGTTCTCGACGCCCGCGAACAGGCCCTCGGTGGACGGGCCGTCCGCGACCGGCTGCAGGGAGACGTTGGCCATCCGCTGGACCGGGACGTGCGCGGGCGAGTCCGCGAAGGCGCAGCCGTTGGACCGCTCGAAGCCCTTCAGCTTCGCCATGCCGCGGTCGAGCTGGTAGCCGGTCAGGACGCCGTCCTTCACCAGGTCCCAGGACTGCGTGGCGACGCCCTCGTCGTCGTAGCCGATGGTGGAGAGGCCGTGCTCGGCGGTGCGGTCGCCGGTGACGTGCATCAGCTCGGAGCCGTACTGCAGCGAGCCGAGCTTGTCGAAGGTGGCGAAGGAGGTGCCGGCGTACGCGGCCTCGTAGCCGAGCGCGCGGTCCAGCTCGGTGGCGTGGCCGATCGACTCGTGGATGGTCAGCCAGAGGTTGGACGGGTCGATGACCAGGTCGTAGCGGCCCGGCTCGACGCCCGGCGCCTTCATCTTCTCGGCCAGCAGGACCGGCAGGGCGGCCAGTTCGGCGTCCCAGTCCCAGCCGGTGCCGGTCAGGTACTCGAAGCCGCGTCCGACCGGCGGGGCCAGGGTGCGCATCGAGTCGAAGGCGCCGGTGCGCTCGTCCACCGAGGTGGCCTCCACCACCGGGTGCAGGCGGATCCGCTGCTGGGTGGTGACGGTGCCCGCGGTGTCCGCGTAGAACTTGTTCTCCTGGACGGTCAGCAGGGTGGCCAGGACGTGCGAGACGCCGTCGGCGGCCAGCAGCCGGGAGCTCCAGTCGGCGAGCAGCGCCGTCTTCTCGGTGTCCGGCACCTCGAAGGGGTTCACGTCGTACGCGGAGACCCAGGTGGCGTCCGGGTACACCGGCTCGTCGGCCAGCTCGACCCGCTCGGCCGACCCGGCCGCGCGGCTGATCCCGCTGGAGAGCCGGGCCACCGCGACGGCCTGCTCGGCGACGTGCGCGGCCGCCTCCGGGGTGAGGTCGACCCCGGCGGCGAAGCCCCAGGCGCCGTCCAGCAGCACCCGGACGGCGAAGCCGAGCCGGACGCTGTCGGAGGTGCCCGCCGGGCGGGCGTCGCGCAGCCGCCACGAGGCGCTGCGGACCCGCTCCAGGCGGAAGTCGGCGTGCGAGGCGCCGAGTCGGCGGGCACGGTCGAGCGCGGCGTCGGCGAGGGTGCGCAGCGGGTAGCCGAGGAAGAGCGGGTCGACGGCGCGCGGGGCGCCGGAACTGCTGGTCGGGGGCAGCGGAGGCAATCGGGCTCCCTGGTCGGGGGGCGGGAAGGGCGGTGCGGGTACCCCGGGACACAGGGGTACCCGCACGGCATCATTTCCCGTCAAAGTGGTTTCGGCCAGCGCATTTCCCCCGGGACACGCGGTACCGGCCGCGTCACCGACCGTGCCGCCCGCCGCCCGGTCCGAGGCCCGGTCCGGCGTGCGCTACCCGACCGCCTCCCACCAGCCGTCCAGCTCCGGCGGGTTGTCGACGTCCACCCGCTCGCCCGGGCGCGGCACCGCGAGCCGCACGCCCTGCTCCTTCGCCTCGACCAGCAGCCGCTCGATCGGTTCGGCCCACGGGTGCAGGCCCAGGTTGAAGGTGCACCAGTGGACCGGCACCAGCAGGTCCGCGTCCAGCTCGCGGTGGGCGAGGACGGCGTCCTCCGGGGTCATGTGGATGTCCGCCCAGGCCGGGTCGTAGGCGCCGACCTGGACCAGCGCGGCGTCGAACGGGCCGTGCTCGGCGCCGATCCGCCGGTAGCCCTCGAAGTAGCCGGAGTCGCCGGTGTAGAAGACCCGGCGGGTCGGCCCGGCGACCACCCAGGAACCCCAGAGGGTGGTGTTGCGGGTCAGCCCGCGCCCGGAGAAGTGGTGGGCGGCGGTCAGCGTGAGGGTCAGCTCGCCGAGCGTGCAGGTCTCGTCCCAGTCCAGCTCGATGATCCGGTGCTCCGGCACCCCCCAGCGGCGCAGGTGGGCGCCGATGCCGAGCGGCACCGCGAACGGCGCGGACTGGCTGCGGACCAGCCGGCGGACGGTCGCCATGTCCAGGTGGTCGTAGTGGTCGTGGGAGATCAGCACCGCGTCGACCTGCGGCAGCTCCTCCAGCTCCACCGGCACCGGGTGCAGCCGGCGCGGGCCCACCTGGGCGGCGGGGGAGCAGCGCTCGCTCCAGATCGGGTCGAGCAGCACCCTCGACCCCTCGACCTCGACCAGCGCCGAGGCGTGTCCGTACCAGGTGATCGCGACGCCCTCGGCGGCCGGGCCGGCGCCGCCGGCCGGGCGGACGGTCGGCACCGGGCGGCGCGGCGTCCGGCCCTCGCGCTGGAACAGCATCCGGCGCACGGTGTCCCGGTCGACGGACGGCGCGCCGGCCGGCCTGGCCAGCTCGGAGGGCGCGTTGTGGAAGACGCCGTCGCGGTACTGCGGCGAGTTGCGCAGCCGCTCCTCCCGCTCGCCGTCCGGCCGCCGGCCGAACGCGGCCGGAAGGTCGCGCAGCGCCCAGGCCACCGCTCCCGCCCCGGCCGCCAGGGCGGTCAGGGCCAGCAGTCGTCCGCGCCGGTGGGTGCTCCCCGGCTGTGCCTCGCTCATCCGCGCTCTGCCTCCGCTCGTCGCCGGGGCCTTGTCCGGCGTCTGCGGTGCGGCGGCCCCGGCTCGTGCCACACCACGGGGGCAACGGGTTCACCCCGTCGCGGGGTTCCCGGGCCGGGACGCACCGGACACCACAATCCGGCCCGGACCTGCGGGTGGACCGGGCGAAAATGGCATGGCACGGATTGTCGGGTACCGACAGTTCCTTTGGTGAGGCGCTGTGGGAGACCGATTCGCCGCCGTGCCGGGCCGACCGATAGCGTCACACCGCG from Kitasatospora sp. NBC_00458 includes:
- a CDS encoding TldD/PmbA family protein, whose amino-acid sequence is MPPTSSSGAPRAVDPLFLGYPLRTLADAALDRARRLGASHADFRLERVRSASWRLRDARPAGTSDSVRLGFAVRVLLDGAWGFAAGVDLTPEAAAHVAEQAVAVARLSSGISRAAGSAERVELADEPVYPDATWVSAYDVNPFEVPDTEKTALLADWSSRLLAADGVSHVLATLLTVQENKFYADTAGTVTTQQRIRLHPVVEATSVDERTGAFDSMRTLAPPVGRGFEYLTGTGWDWDAELAALPVLLAEKMKAPGVEPGRYDLVIDPSNLWLTIHESIGHATELDRALGYEAAYAGTSFATFDKLGSLQYGSELMHVTGDRTAEHGLSTIGYDDEGVATQSWDLVKDGVLTGYQLDRGMAKLKGFERSNGCAFADSPAHVPVQRMANVSLQPVADGPSTEGLFAGVENGLYIVGDRSWSIDMQRYNFQFTGQRAYAIRNGELAGQVKDFAYQATTTDFWGSMAAVGGPQTYVLGGAFNCGKAQPGQVAAVSHGCPSALFRNVNVLNTQQEAGH
- a CDS encoding MBL fold metallo-hydrolase, coding for MSEAQPGSTHRRGRLLALTALAAGAGAVAWALRDLPAAFGRRPDGEREERLRNSPQYRDGVFHNAPSELARPAGAPSVDRDTVRRMLFQREGRTPRRPVPTVRPAGGAGPAAEGVAITWYGHASALVEVEGSRVLLDPIWSERCSPAAQVGPRRLHPVPVELEELPQVDAVLISHDHYDHLDMATVRRLVRSQSAPFAVPLGIGAHLRRWGVPEHRIIELDWDETCTLGELTLTLTAAHHFSGRGLTRNTTLWGSWVVAGPTRRVFYTGDSGYFEGYRRIGAEHGPFDAALVQVGAYDPAWADIHMTPEDAVLAHRELDADLLVPVHWCTFNLGLHPWAEPIERLLVEAKEQGVRLAVPRPGERVDVDNPPELDGWWEAVG